From Apium graveolens cultivar Ventura chromosome 9, ASM990537v1, whole genome shotgun sequence, the proteins below share one genomic window:
- the LOC141683393 gene encoding ubiquitin carboxyl-terminal hydrolase 19 — MLLGLFLSLLRLSFSDFNLFILQFLFTLCFALALLSFVKNTASNYFVIDANFDSTKMSSPVDAVPPCVVCSKAATKHCSACKLVRYCSAACQKSHWDSEHRRTCKSFQLSGKAILKPSGSVSQLKKSSIGRRLSYKNLNDPNQVLFSYAEFVELFNWEKTGNRPCGLLNCGNSCFANVVLQCLACTRPLVAYLLEKGHQRECWRNDWCFMCELQSHVTRATQTSQPFSPLNILARLPNIGGNFGYGKQEDAHEFMRIAIDTMQSVCLDEFGGEKVVPPRAQETTLIQHIFGGHLQSQVKCTKCNNVSNQFENMMDLTVEIQGDAASLEECLDQFTIMEHLHGDNMYKCDRCDDYVLALKRLTIRRAPNILTIALKRFQSGRFGKLNKRVSFPETLDLSPYMSEAGDDGDVYKLYAVVVHVDMLNASYFGHYICYTKDFSGNWYRIDDCKVYRVELDEVLSQGAYMLLYSRDCVRTSSLNPMEHGSKHEGKKLELAAEVVSSAKQAVEEFSAVDSTDVPIVSVPVPCLSNTISQEMDSGCEDAKDVEMADSEASSSALTDLEIHGSRCYNNAEESTDLEISEGQISEVSSSNITEPNNNNEPELAFPVSEVEDKDRAVQSEGIPHAVINSVDEKIEPYSNGVCENGIAGNSDACATLNAGEVLNDLHLCGNAEKVKETDMLPSQNTAVGAVKCNGRNSLVSKPKPLFASGFLEKRPPKKQSKEEVKAASSSRKQFANLEDGATSKFRDSYIPPMRSSGSIHLPCDSSDIGKTCLSVEETIPVRDSVAVNSTTAVVLNKAHCFNSDGDPERLEIEKSSLSLSVTKDVSAGGKDGRKLSGPKSKPLFRPGFLGKHPREQYSKQEAVVPAEIGNASFSSACKLNGISHQSTGDSNMGDSEDVYWEQK, encoded by the exons ATGTTATTAGGACTCTTTTTATCTTTATTAAGGCtctctttttctgattttaatttatttattctCCAATTCTTATTCACTCTTTGTTTTGCCCTAGCTTTGCTCTCGTTTGTTAAAAACACTGCTTCTAATTACTTTGTAATCGACGCTAATTTTGATTCGACGAAGATGTCGTCGCCGGTGGATGCTGTTCCGCCTTGCGTCGTTTGCAGTAAAGCTGCTACTAAGCATTGCTCCGCCTGTAAATTGGTTCGATATTG TTCTGCAGCTTGTCAAAAATCCCACTGGGACTCTGAGCACAGAAGAACATGCAAGAGTTTTCAGTTATCCGGCAAAGCAATTTTAAAGCCGTCTGGATCTGTGTCACAATTGAAAAAATCATCCATCGGCCGTCGACTATCCTATAAGAATCTCAATGATCCAAATCAG GTTTTGTTCTCCTACGCTGAATTTGTGGAACTCTTTAACTGGGAAAAAACAGGCAACCGTCCTTGTGGGCTCTTGAATTGTGGAAACAG TTGCTTTGCCAATGTGGTTCTACAATGTCTTGCATGCACCCGGCCGCTAGTTGCTTACTTATTGGAGAAGGGGCATCAGAGAGAAT GTTGGAGGAATGATTGGTGTTTTATGTGTGAACTTCAAAGCCATGTCACAAGAGCTACCCAAACTTCACAGCCATTCTCTCCACTTAATATTCTTGCAAGATTACCTAATATTGGTGGCAATTTTGGCTATGGAAAGCAAGAAGACGCTCATGAATTCATGAG AATCGCCATAGACACAATGCAATCAGTGTGCCTTGATGAATTCGGCGGGGAAAAGGTGGTTCCTCCAAGGGCACAAGAGACGACTCTTATTCAACATATATTTGGTGGTCATCTTCAATCACAG GTGAAATGTACGAAGTGCAATAATGTTTCAAATCAGTTTGAGAATATGATGGATTTAACTGTTGAAATTCAAGGCGATGCAGCATCTTTAGAGGAGTGCTTGGATCAATTTACCATCATGGAGCACCTTCATGGAGACAATATGTATAAATGTGACAG ATGCGACGACTATGTCCTGGCATTGAAGCGGCTTACTATAAGACGAGCTCCAAATATTCTTACTATTGCCTTGAAAAGATTTCAG AGCGGTAGATTTGGAAAACTTAATAAGAGGGTTAGTTTTCCTGAGACATTAGATCTTAGTCCTTACATGAGTGAAGCGGGCGATGATGGCGATGTCTATAAGTTATATGCTGTTGTTGTTCATGTGGACATGCTTAATGCATCATATTTCGGGCACTACATTTGTTATACAAAGGATTTTTCTGGAAACTGGTACAGGATCGATGACTGTAAG GTTTATAGAGTTGAATTGGATGAGGTGCTTTCACAGGGAGCTTATATGCTCTTATACAGCAG GGATTGTGTCAGAACATCAAGCCTCAACCCCATGGAACATGGAAGTAAACATGAAGGGAAAAAGCTGGAATTGGCCGCAGAGGTTGTGTCCAGTGCAAAGCAAGCTGTTGAAGAATTCTCTGCAGTAGACTCCACTGATGTTCCTATTGTCTCTGTCCCCGTACCCTGTCTGTCGAATACCATCTCACAAGAAATGGATTCTGGATGTGAAGATGCAAAAGATGTAGAAATGGCAGATTCGGAGGCGAGTTCATCTGCGTTAACCGATCTTGAAATTCACGGCAGCAGATGCTATAATAATGCAGAGGAAAGTACTGATCTTGAAATTTCTGAAGGGCAAATTTCGGAGGTAAGCAGCTCCAATATAACTGAGCCAAATAATAATAATGAGCCAGAACTCGCTTTCCCAGTGTCTGAGGTTGAAGACAAGGATAGGGCTGTTCAAAGTGAAGGAATACCACATGCTGTTATAAACTCTGTAGATGAAAAAATTGAACCTTACTCTAATGGTGTCTGTGAGAATGGAATAGCAGGCAATTCTGATGCTTGTGCAACTTTAAACGCGGGTGAAGTTTTAAATGATTTACACCTATGTGGCAATGCAGAGAAGGTAAAAGAGACTGATATGCTACCATCTCAGAACACTGCTGTTGGAGCTGTCAAATGTAATGGGAGAAATTCTTTAGTATCAAAACCAAAGCCACTTTTTGCCAGTGGCTTTCTTGAAAAACGTCCTCCAAAAAAACAGTCCAAGGAAGAAGTAAAAGCCGCATCAAGTTCAAGAAAACAATTTGCAAACTTAGAAGATGGGGCAACTAGCAAATTCAGGGATTCTTATATCCCACCGATGAGAAGCTCTGGTTCTATCCACTTGCCTTGTGACAGCTCGGATATTGGAAAAACATGTTTGTCAGTTGAAGAGACTATCCCAGTCCGTGATAGCGTTGCTGTAAATTCAACTACAGCTGTAGTACTAAATAAAGCCCACTGTTTTAATTCAGACGGGGATCCTGAAAGGTTGGAGATCGAAAAGAGTTCACTGTCTTTATCTGTCACCAAAGATGTATCAGCAGGGGGTAAAGATGGACGAAAGCTTTCAGGACCAAAATCAAAGCCACTTTTTCGTCCTGGATTTCTCGGAAAGCATCCCAGGGAACAGTATTCTAAGcaagaagcagtagttccagcTGAGATCGGTAATGCATCATTCAGTTCTGCTTGTAAGCTTAACGGTATATCTCATCAGAGTACGGGGGATAGTAATATGGGGGATAGTGAAGACGTATATTGGGAACAGAAGTAG
- the LOC141686590 gene encoding squalene synthase 8-like → MESLSLTGMINYPAAHLKYYSPVTRGMTGVKALSKPANKAISNDHWDFCHTILPKVSVSFADVILQLPQPRLRDSICNLFLMLRCLDNIEDDMKLPVDVRMAVLRNFHYFIHDKNWKFICGNTDMDRELMQGHHQYHAAFMDLETSSQDIIADVTKKMGEGMAKFTPIEIKTMDDWDEYIDIVNTTWITGTMRLAESLVGEPLPEYSLIHSIASLHQKRHTIQGYYEDIIEVPKKKMYWPEQTWSKYVEKIEDLQHDEVNSVKAVQLVNEMVTDVLSHAEGSFGFTSGIQDPGVFRIYALLQIMSIGELALCYNNIQVFRKDLKLRADVKARIINRTKTMADVYGAFYDVSCLMKSKVNDDDPLAAETLSRLEAIKQICVDSKTLKERNVIFESIQDIM, encoded by the exons ATGGAAAGTCTGAGCCTAACTGGAATGATCAACTATCCAGCAGCGCATTTGAAATATTATTCTCCGGTGACACGCGGAATGACTGGCGTGAAAGCTTTGAGCAAGCCTGCAAATAAGGCGATTTCAAATGATCACTGGGATTTCTGTCACACTATACTACCCAAAGTGTCTGTGAGTTTTGCTGATGTTATTCTGCAATTGCCTCAGCCACGACTTCGCGATTCG ATTTGCAATTTGTTTCTCATGCTCCGATGTCTGGATAATATTG AGGATGATATGAAGCTACCAGTTGACGTCAGAATGGCTGTTTTGAGGAATTTTCATTATTTCATCCATGATAAAAACTGGAAATTCATAT GTGGTAATACTGATATGGACAGAGAACTCATGCAAGGGCATCACCAGTATCAtgcagcattcatggacctggAAACCAG CTCTCAAGATATAATAGCAGATGTCACCAAGAAAATGGGTGAAGGAATGGCAAAATTTACGCCTATAGAG ATAAAAACAATGGACGACTGGGATGAATACATTGATATCGTAAATACGACGTGGATTACTGGGACGATGAGACTCGCCGAATCCTTGGTTGGAGAACCATTGCCTGAATATTCACTTATTCATTCAATAGCTTCACTGCACCAG AAGAGGCACACCATTCAAGGCTATTACGAAGATATCATTGAAGTTCCCAAGAAAAAAATGTACTGGCCGGAACAGACATGGAGTAAATAtgttgagaaaattgag gaccttcaacatgatgAGGTGAACTCGGTGAAGGCAGTACAATTGGTGAATGAAATGGTCACAGATGTACTGTCGCATGCAGAGGGTTCCTTTGGCTTCACTTCTGGTATTCAAGATCCTGGTGTCTTCAGAATCTATGCACTTTTACAG ATCATGAGTATAGGAGAACTGGCTTTATGTTACAACAACATTCAAGTCTTCAGAAAGGATCTCAAATTAAGAGCCG ATGTTAAAGCAAGGATAATTAACCGGACCAAGACAATGGCAGATGTCTACGGCGCTTTTTACGATGTTTCTTGTCTCATGAAATCCAAG GTGAACGACGATGATCCCCTTGCTGCAGAAACCTTGAGCAGGCTTGAAGCAATTAAGCAGATATGTGTGGACTCTAAAACCTTAAAAGAGAG GAACGTGATATTCGAGAGCATTCAAGATATCATGTAG